The Etheostoma spectabile isolate EspeVRDwgs_2016 chromosome 1, UIUC_Espe_1.0, whole genome shotgun sequence genome has a segment encoding these proteins:
- the skor1a gene encoding SKI family transcriptional corepressor 1a isoform X4 — translation MESMPGQLRDAGRDASSPPSSKQDAPSFSGPSSLKPNQVSETALYGVPIVCLVIDGKERLCLAQISNTLLKNYSYNEIHNRRVALGITCVQCTPVQLELLRRAGAMPISSRRCGMITKREAERLCKSFLGAHSPPKLPENFAFDVTHDCAWGSRGSFIPARYNSSRAKCIKCSFCNMYFSPNKFIFHSHRTTESKYLQPDAANFNSWRRHLKLTDKKQSDDIHHAWEDVKAMFNGGSRKRTLPMSGSGMSSSLKSQASSSQAQTSSPEIPHKTLRCNDNQGNNNLSLSSGARTYPVIPVPSKSFGMLQKIPPPLFSHHPYGFPSYGLCQKKSDGLPDANKTNISGVFWPGPKDALYPAFPMFWPTAGGLPMPPYPGSPPKPLPELPGVRQGELDVSDQSDRGANTTKDTNHHPHHQQDGGERCSSSQSSSTRNDEDKSGDETPQRKINYISAFRPVVKDAETIAKLYGNRDSYGVRPGYLSPDFISESSSYRSVSPDRDSVADEDDDPDVDVESNRGQDEEEAIQISPGEEHHDSPGPDRVSSGAEESQEQPAAPSPPAAAAAAASPEHSAHTGSSDEDRRMRNGSPLHEVYAHEKDGHVLLNEPSSFVSKHSSRANGVHHVTEIPNQLNVTSYQEQKDRQADGALRIDISVHERDLENMAKEELQKQLVEQVELRKKLEREFQHLKDNFQDQMKRELSYREEMVQQLQIVREAHDALHHFSCKMLTPRQCTGACTFKPPLLPP, via the exons ATGGAGTCGATGCCCGGACAGCTTCGAGACGCGGGACGAGACGCCAGCTCCCCCCCGAGTTCAAAGCAGGACGCACCGAGCTTCTCCGGCCCCAGCTCCCTTAAACCAAACCAAGTGAGTGAGACCGCCCTGTACGGGGTGCCCATCGTATGTCTGGTCATAGACGGTAAGGAGAGACTCTGCCTGGCGCAGATTTCTAACACCCTGCTGAAAAACTACAGCTACAACGAGATACACAACCGCCGGGTCGCTTTGGGCATCACCTGTGTCCAGTGCACCCCCGTCCAGCTGGAGCTCCTGCGGCGCGCCGGAGCCATGCCCATCTCCTCCAGGCGCTGCGGCATGATCACCAAACGGGAGGCCGAGAGGCTCTGCAAGTCCTTCCTGGGAGCGCACAGCCCCCCAAAGCTACCAGAAAATTTCGCATTTGATGTGACTCACGATTGCGCCTGGGGCTCCAGGGGCAGCTTCATCCCCGCCAGATACAACAGCTCCAGAGCAAAGTGCATCAAGTGCAGCTTTTGCAACATGTATTTCTCCCCAAATAAATTCATTTTCCACTCTCATCGCACCACAGAGTCCAAGTATCTGCAGCCGGACGCTGCCAACTTCAATTCGTGGAGACGCCACCTGAAACTGACGGACAAAAAACAATCGGATGACATTCACCACGCGTGGGAGGATGTTAAGGCCATGTTTAACGGGGGGAGTAGAAAGAGGACTCTGCCCATGAGCGGGTCGGGAATGTCCTCGTCGCTGAAATCGCAGGCCTCGTCCAGCCAGGCCCAAACCAGTTCCCCTGAGATCCCTCACAAAACTTTACGGTGCAACGACAATCAGGGAAATAATAACCTGAGTTTGTCGAGCGGCGCACGGACCTACCCAGTCATCCCGGTGCCCAGTAAGAGCTTTGGCATGCTTCAGAAAATCCCCCCACCTCTGTTCTCCCACCACCCCTATGGCTTCCCCAGCTATGGACTGTGTCAGAAAAAGAGCGACGGTTTGCCTGATGCGAACAAAACCAATATCTctggtgtgttttggcctgGACCGAAGGACGCCCTCTATCCTGCTTTCCCTATGTTTTGGCCTACAGCCGGCGGCCTACCCATGCCGCCCTACCCGGGGTCTCCACCCAAACCTCTCCCAGAGCTGCCAGGCGTCCGGCAGGGAGAGCTCGACGTATCGGACCAAAGCGACCGGGGCGCAAACACAACCAAAGACACTAACCACCACCCTCACCATCAGCAGGACGGCGGAGAGCGCTGTTCCAGCTCCCAGTCCTCATCCACCAGGAACGACGAAGACAAGTCCGGGGACGAGACCCCCCAGAGGAAAATCAACTACATTTCGGCCTTCAGACCCGTAGTCAAAGACGCGGAGACCATCGCTAAACTCTACGGCAACCGAGACAGCTACGGCGTGCGCcctggctacctgtccccggatTTTATCAGCGAGAGCTCCAGTTATAGATCCGTATCACCGGATAGGGACAGCGTGGCGGACGAGGACGACGACCCGGACGTGGATGTGGAGTCCAACCGAGGACAAGACGAGGAGGAAGCGATCCAGATCTCTCCGGGAGAGGAGCACCATGACTCCCCTGGACCGGACCGGGTGTCCTCTGGTGCTGAGGAGAGCCAGGAGCAGCCTGCCGCCCCCAGCCCccccgcagcagcagcagcagcagcatcaccgGAGCACTCCGCGCACACTGGCTCATCAGATGAGGACAGACGGATGCGTAATGGCTCTCCTCTTCATGAA GTGTACGCTCATGAAAAGGACGGCCACGTGCTCCTGAACGAGCCTTCGTCGTTTGTGTCGAAACACTCGAGCAGAGCCAACG GTGTTCATCACGTTACCGAAATCCCAAACCAGCTCAACGTCACGTCCTATCAGGAGCAAAAGGACAGACAAG CAGATGGAGCTTTACGCATCGACATCAGCGTGCATGAAAGAGATTTGGAGAACATGGCTAAAG AGGAACTGCAGAAGCAGCTTGTGGAACAAGTGGAGTTGAGGAAAAAGTTGGAGAGAGAATTTCAGCATTTGAAAG ATAATTTTCAGGATCAAATGAAGCGTGAGCTGTCCTACAGAGAGGAAATGGTCCAGCAGCTGCAGATTGTTCGAG AAGCTCATGACGCCCTTCACCATTTCTCCTGCAAGATGCTCACCCCTCGCCAGTGTACCGGAGCCTGCACCTTCAAACCTCCGTTGCTGCCTCCCTAG